The proteins below are encoded in one region of Segatella copri:
- a CDS encoding toprim domain-containing protein produces the protein MNIQEAKQIKIADYLLSLGHHPVKQQGANLWYKSPLRNESEPSFKVNTTMNSWFDFGMGKGGNIITLASYLYASDNLPYLLDKMEKQAPHVRPTDFSFPQQASEPSFERLEVRELNHPALLRYLSERNIDLCIARKECVELHFSHNGKNYFAIGFKNKSGGYEVRNRFFKGCMSPKDITHIRQQGEPRYSCYVFEGMMDYLSFLSLRMEKFPSCPSLEAQDYVILNSTSNVDKAVDALHGYERISCLLDNDEAGRKATLAIENALSYRVRDASHLYSEYNDLNDYLCGVKSKQSVHQVQPVKRTAPPRKKGAALGM, from the coding sequence ATGAATATTCAAGAAGCAAAGCAAATCAAGATTGCAGATTATCTGCTAAGTTTGGGACACCACCCTGTCAAACAGCAGGGTGCAAACCTTTGGTACAAGTCACCGCTGAGAAACGAGAGCGAGCCATCTTTCAAGGTGAACACCACGATGAACAGTTGGTTCGATTTCGGAATGGGCAAGGGCGGCAACATCATCACCCTTGCGTCATACCTTTACGCATCAGACAACTTGCCATATCTCTTGGACAAGATGGAGAAGCAAGCGCCCCATGTACGCCCGACCGACTTTTCTTTCCCTCAGCAAGCTTCCGAGCCGAGTTTTGAGAGATTGGAGGTTAGGGAGCTCAACCACCCTGCACTCCTGCGCTATCTGAGCGAGCGGAATATTGACCTGTGCATAGCCCGAAAGGAATGTGTGGAACTCCACTTCTCGCATAATGGCAAGAACTACTTCGCCATCGGCTTCAAGAACAAGTCGGGCGGTTACGAGGTTCGTAACCGATTCTTCAAGGGTTGCATGTCCCCCAAGGACATCACACATATCCGACAGCAAGGCGAGCCAAGATACTCTTGCTATGTTTTCGAGGGCATGATGGACTATCTTTCCTTTCTCTCGTTACGCATGGAGAAGTTTCCGTCTTGTCCGTCATTGGAAGCGCAGGACTACGTGATACTCAACTCCACAAGCAATGTGGACAAGGCTGTTGACGCACTCCACGGCTACGAGCGCATCAGTTGTCTGCTCGACAACGACGAGGCAGGGCGGAAGGCAACGCTTGCCATCGAGAACGCCCTCAGCTACCGTGTGAGGGATGCATCCCACTTGTACAGCGAGTACAACGACTTGAACGACTATCTGTGCGGAGTGAAATCCAAACAGTCGGTACACCAAGTACAGCCTGTTAAGCGGACTGCTCCACCTCGGAAGAAAGGCGCAGCCTTAGGTATGTAG
- a CDS encoding primase-helicase family protein: protein MSKTNDNNQLVGVANAKPQAAPPTNEVFIRVGTTLYKVVDQPTINGGKVRKRIPWNMETLRQDYGKEFIKYVHKYDGFCTVPEHVNHRTVIDGFLNLYEPIGHKPMQGGFPNIKKLVSHIFGEQYELGMDYLQLLYLRPVQKLPILLLVSEERNTGKTTFLNFLKALFQDNVTFNTNEDFRSQFNSDWAGKLLIVVDEVLLSRREDSERLKNLSTTLSYKVEAKGKDRNEISFFAKFVLCSNNESLPVIIDEGETRYWVRKILSLQSDDTDFLEKLKAEIPAFLFHLQGRTLSTERKSRMWFAPEQIATDALRRIIRCNRNRLEVEMSELFLEVMENTQTDSLQFCLNDAIALLQCNHVKAEKHLVRKIVQDCWKLQPSENALTYTSYEYNYNSSGHYSPTKRVGRFYTVTRDKLNSI from the coding sequence ATGAGCAAGACAAACGACAACAATCAGCTTGTAGGCGTGGCAAATGCAAAGCCACAGGCTGCACCTCCGACAAACGAGGTGTTCATCCGTGTTGGCACAACCTTGTACAAGGTGGTTGACCAACCTACCATCAATGGAGGAAAGGTAAGAAAGCGCATCCCATGGAACATGGAGACCTTGCGTCAGGACTACGGCAAGGAGTTCATCAAGTACGTTCACAAGTATGACGGCTTCTGTACTGTTCCCGAACATGTGAACCACCGCACGGTGATAGACGGTTTCCTCAACCTATACGAGCCGATAGGACATAAGCCGATGCAAGGGGGCTTCCCAAATATCAAGAAGTTGGTTAGTCACATCTTCGGTGAGCAATATGAGCTTGGCATGGACTACCTGCAACTTCTTTATCTCAGACCAGTGCAGAAGCTGCCTATTCTATTGCTTGTATCAGAGGAAAGAAACACAGGCAAGACCACGTTCTTGAACTTTCTGAAGGCATTGTTCCAGGACAACGTGACATTCAACACCAACGAGGACTTCCGCAGTCAGTTCAACTCCGATTGGGCTGGCAAACTGCTCATAGTCGTGGACGAGGTATTGCTCAGCCGCAGGGAGGATTCCGAGCGGTTGAAGAACCTCAGCACCACACTCTCGTACAAGGTGGAAGCCAAGGGCAAGGACAGGAACGAGATTTCCTTCTTTGCCAAGTTCGTGCTGTGCTCCAACAACGAATCACTCCCTGTCATCATTGACGAGGGCGAGACCCGATATTGGGTGAGGAAGATTTTATCGTTGCAATCTGACGATACCGACTTCTTGGAGAAACTGAAGGCGGAGATACCCGCTTTTCTGTTCCATCTGCAAGGCAGAACGCTGTCCACAGAGCGGAAGAGCCGTATGTGGTTCGCCCCCGAACAGATAGCGACCGATGCTCTGAGGAGAATCATACGCTGCAACCGCAACCGACTTGAGGTGGAAATGTCGGAGCTGTTCCTTGAGGTCATGGAGAACACCCAAACCGACAGTTTGCAATTCTGCCTCAATGATGCAATCGCCTTGTTGCAATGCAACCACGTGAAAGCGGAGAAGCACCTTGTGCGAAAGATAGTGCAGGACTGTTGGAAGCTGCAACCTTCAGAGAACGCCCTCACCTACACCTCATACGAGTACAACTACAACAGCAGCGGTCACTACTCGCCAACAAAACGTGTGGGCAGGTTCTACACTGTAACGAGGGACAAGCTAAATAGCATATAA